In Bactrocera oleae isolate idBacOlea1 chromosome 5, idBacOlea1, whole genome shotgun sequence, a genomic segment contains:
- the Tango4 gene encoding pleiotropic regulator 1 — translation MEEVQRHSVHTLIFRSLKRTHDMFVSNQSALPEIDEKLFNIRKSIKAKDTYGLVFDRVSKVAEAKQLAASAPDGVLEGPERPLAITDGNLVGDHNNALVATTEKTSTGGVEHVNGNTSLVAASGARTGIAGSNVQLIPKKAPTIPKPTWHAPWKLSRVISGHLGWVRCIAVEPGNEWFATGAGDRVIKIWDLASGKLKLSLTGHVSTVRGLAVSAKHPYLFSCGEDRQVKCWDLEYNKVIRHYHGHLSAVYSMALHPTIDVLTTCGRDSTARIWDMRTKANIHTLTGHTNTVASVVAQATNPQIITGSHDSTVRLWDLAAGKSVCTLTNHKKSVRSIVLHPTLYMFASASPDNIKQWRCPEGNFVQNISGHNAIVNCMAVNADGVLVSGGDNGTMFFWDWRTGYNFQRFQAPVQPGSMDSEAGIFAMCFDQSGSRLITAEADKTIKIYKEDNEASEETHPVNWRPEILKRRKF, via the exons ATGGAAGAAGTGCAGCGCCACAGCGTGCATACGCTAATATTTCGTTCATTAAAACGCACACACGACATGTTTGTATCAAATCAGAGCGCATTGCCTGAAATCGATGAAAAACT atttAACATTCGGAAATCCATTAAAGCAAAAGATACGTATGGGTTAGTGTTTGATCGCGTCTCTAAAGTTGCTGAAGCAAAACAATTAGCCGCTTCTGCACCCGATGGCGTACTCGAAGGACCAGAACGTCCACTTGCCATCACAGATGGCAACTTGGTTGGAGACCACAATAACGCCTTAGTAGCAACAACAGAGAAAACTTCAACCGGTGGAGTGGAGCATGTAAATGGTAACACATCACTTGTGGCCGCATCAGGGGCGCGCACCGGTATAGCGGGCAGTAATGTACAATTAATACCCAAAAAGGCGCCTACTATTCCCAAACCTACATGGCATGCGCCATGGAAATTGTCACGAGTTATTTCTG GTCACTTGGGCTGGGTGCGCTGCATAGCTGTAGAACCTGGTAATGAGTGGTTTGCAACGGGTGCTGGTGATCgtgttataaaaatttgggATTTAGCCAGTGGTAAATTAAAACTATCACTCACCGGACATGTGAGCACCGTTCGCGGTTTAGCAGTTAGTGCTAAACACCCCTACCTCTTCAGTTGTGGAGAAGATCGCCAGGTCAAATGTTGGGACCTCGAATATAATAAAGTCATACGGCATTACCATGGTCACTTGTCCGCTGTGTATTCCATGGCGTTACATCCAACAATCGATGTTCTAACCACATGCGGTCGTGACTCCACAGCACGCATTTGGGATATGCGTACTAAAGCCAACATACACACACTGACTGGCCACACAAATACAGTAGCCAGTGTAGTTGCGCAAGCAACTAACCCGCAAATTATAACTGGCTCACATGATTCTACAGTACGCTTGTGGGATTTGGCAGCTGGCAAAAGTGTTTGCACATTAACGAACCACAAGAAATCTGTGCGTAGTATCGTGCTGCATCCAACGCTTTATATGTTTGCCTCGGCATCGCCGGACAATATCAAGCAATGGCGCTGCCCTGAGGGtaattttgtgcaaaatatatCCGGTCACAATGCCATTGTTAATTGCATGGCTGTAAATGCGGATGGTGTATTAGTTTCGGGCGGTGACAATGGTACAATGTTCTTCTGGGACTGGCGTACTGGCTACAATTTTCAACGTTTCCAGGCGCCTGTTCAGCCGGGTTCAATGGATAGTGAAGCCGGTATCTTTGCAATGTGCTTTGATCAGTCTGGTTCACGTTTAATCACGGCCGAGGCAGACAAAACGATAAAAATCTATAAAGAAGACAATGAGGCGAGCGAAGAGACTCATCCGGTTAATTGGCGACCGGAAATATTAAAAcgcagaaaattttaa
- the LOC106621928 gene encoding rhythmically expressed gene 2 protein, whose product MNRHVQFAKNLNRFRLVTFDITDTLLRFRKPPGVQYAKTAALMGVKNLDPNKLQNLFREEFKNMAKKYPNYGRNSKEITWQEWWILLVDNVFKRVDEKLSQTQIRRISERLFEQYRSNECYVHIEGNLELLKKIRDVTKYVGVISNNDPGLECVLSSMNIRHEFDFVYTSYDLGVQKPDCAAFLKPLEKYNVHAPEALHIGNLYDKDYIGARNAGWSSLLITKSVDETQKAKPTHAYSSLREMHNALETIDIEW is encoded by the coding sequence ATGAATCGTCATGTTCAATTTGCTAAGAACTTGAATCGTTTTCGCCTAGTAACATTTGACATCACTGATACATTATTGAGGTTTCGTAAACCTCCAGGTGTGCAATATGCGAAGACTGCGGCATTAATGGGTGTAAAAAACCTTGATccaaacaaattacaaaatttatttcgcgAAGAATTTAAAAACATGGCCAAGAAATATCCCAATTACGGCCGTAATTCGAAAGAAATAACTTGGCAGGAATGGTGGATCCTGTTGGTGGACAACGTCTTTAAACGAGTAGACGAGAAATTATCGCAAACACAAATACGGCGCATTAGTGAACGACTTTTTGAACAGTATCGCAGTAATGAGTGCTATGTGCATATTGAGGGCAAtttagaattattaaaaaaaatacgtgaTGTGACTAAATATGTTGGTGTCATTTCTAATAATGATCCCGGTCTGGAATGTGTACTCTCTAGTATGAATATAAGGCATGAGTTTGACTTTGTGTACACCTCATATGATTTGGGCGTTCAAAAACCGGACTGTGCTGCATTTCTGAAGCCTCTAGAAAAGTATAATGTGCACGCTCCTGAAGCGTTGCATATTGGAAATCTTTACGATAAAGATTATATAGGTGCACGCAATGCTGGCTGGAGCAGTTTGCTCATTACAAAATCGGTTGATGAGACACAGAAGGCTAAACCTACACACGCTTATTCTAGTTTAAGAGAAATGCATAATGCTTTGGAAACTATTGATATCGAGTGGTAA
- the LOC106621927 gene encoding uncharacterized protein, giving the protein MPSLVLIRSGAVLSIVLLLLLQNVYRSVGAINHWILQDDGRITQKIDSPFLLREPHNLVTFLDQIQHNEYVEQSYLKLRRQRELIAEHLRYSKQFSEDLVLQAERLQPHLGAQTQPMQNLINSLEALTKQTAKMYSYLEFVKDELKEFRKLKTQITQHHEKLIQQQVPLASRQLDAKVNNEDLLKRGQYCSTRTLSRTEDPVLFCDFYSDMQMRLDGKDVDPETLERDWQLTSESVLNQVTNLNVQQRMNLEQIKAMRAKKAAAVASAKSKKVTQVSSATGDIPDTKSNDT; this is encoded by the exons ATGCCATCATTAGTGCTTATAAGATCAGGAGCGGTTCTTTCCATAGTGTTACTTTTGCTATTACAAAATGTATACAGATCGGTAGGCGCTATTAACCATTGGATCCTCCAGGATGATGGACGCATTACACAAAAAATAGACTCTCCATTTTTGTTGCGTGAACCACATAATCTTGTAACATTTCTGGATCAAATACAACACAATGAGTACGTGGAGCAGTCTTATTTAAAATTGAGAAGACAACGCGAGTTAATTGCAGAACATTTACGTTATTCCAAACAATTCAGTGAGGATTTGGTTTTGCAGGCGGAACGTCTGCAGCCACATTTAGGCGCACAAACACAACCAATGCAAAATTTGATAAACTCGTTGGAAGCGCTTACTAAGCAAACAGCAAAAATGTATAG CTACTTGGAGTTCGTCAAAGATGAATTGAAAGAGTTTAGGAAGCTGAAAACACAAATTACCCAACATCATGAAAAATTGATACAACAGCAG GTGCCTCTTGCGTCACGTCAATTAGATGCGAAGGTAAATAATGAGGATCTACTAAAACGAGGGCAATACTGTAGTACTCGGACTTTGTCGAGAACAGAAGATCCAGttttattttgtgatttttactCCGATATGCAAATGCGTTTAGATGGTAAGGATGTGGACCCTGAAACATTAGAGCGTGATTGGCAGCTGACAAGCGAATCTGTGCTAAATCAAGTGACTAATTTGAATGTGCAACAACGCATGAATTTGGAACAAATAAAAGCTATGCGAGCTAAGAAAGCGGCTGCCGTGGCAAGTGCCAAAAGTAAGAAAGTGACGCAGGTTTCGTCAGCAACTGGCGATATTCCCGATACTAAAAGTAATGATACATAA
- the LOC106621929 gene encoding INO80 complex subunit C, whose product MSEEPPKIRFKNPQYSYIEPGGKKHVFKSLKQILAVEKTQQWPEGTMSYSSFNAPPSLRPPKKYSDISGLIAPYTDPHSKLRYANSEEYAVVKTLPSDIVAGYLALRGASSIVG is encoded by the exons atgtctgaaGAACCTCCAAAAATCCGTTTTAAAAATCCACAATACAGTTATATTGAACCTGGTGGCAAAAAGCACGTCTTCAAATCACTGAAACAAATACTGGCGGTGGAGAAAACCCAACAGTGGCCAGAAGGCACTATGTCTT ACTCCTCTTTCAATGCGCCACCCTCTTTGCGACCACCTAAAAAATATTCTGATATATCGGGACTGATTGCACCGTACACTGATCCTCACTCTAAGTTGCGTTATGCGAATTCTGAAGAATATGCGGTGGTGAAGACTTTGCCTTCCGATATTGTGGCTGGTTATTTGGCGTTACGTGGTGCCAGTAGTATTGTTGGCTAA
- the Lsm12a gene encoding LSM12 homolog A produces MAAVNDCFTIGSSVLCTTCFNEEVEGEVLAFDHNTKMLILKCRSKNSEQLNDVYVLNLSLCSNVKVIKECNGNFVEDPQKLNLEQIKIRLRNTVQQRQTYLKSRNADVSLEAQELYRTIAKQFKSNEVSWQGTNIQIFNEVTVSPPYRVENVISTSNNKSLCNYIKKMIEKFFEGSSQDNSSAAAGTSSASSSTSSSLSSSAPSASVGTSSSNAASASPVPAN; encoded by the exons ATGGCTGCGGTAAATGATTGCTTCACGATTGGATCATCTGTGCTGTGCACGACCTGTTTCAACGAGGAAGTGGAAGGCGAAGTGCTAGCATTTGATCACAACACAAAAATGCTAATTTTAA aatgtCGTTCGAAAAACTCAGAGCAACTAAATGATGTGTACGTGCTGAATTTGTCGCTATGCAGCAATGTCAAAGTGATTAAGGAGTGCAATGGCAACTTCGTTGAGGATCCACAAAAGCTGAACTTGGAACAG ataaaaattcGACTTCGCAATACAGTGCAACAACGACAAACTTATCTTAAGTCAAGAAATGCGGATGTAAGTTTAGAAGCACAGGAATTGTACAGAACAATTGCAAAGCAGTTTAAG TCGAATGAAGTATCCTGGCAAGGTACcaacatacaaattttcaatgaaGTCACTGTTTCTCCACCGTATCGAGTGGAAAATGTCATTTCAACTTCAAACAACAAGTCTTTATGCAATTACATAAAGAAAATG ATCGAGAAATTTTTCGAGGGTTCCTCGCAAGATAATAGCTCAGCTGCTGCGGGTACATCTTCAGCTTCTTCGTCCACATCGTCGTCGTTGTCATCATCAGCACCCTCGGCTTCAGTAGGTACATCGTCGAGTAATGCGGCATCAGCTTCACCTGTGCCAGCCAATTAA